One part of the Amyelois transitella isolate CPQ chromosome 10, ilAmyTran1.1, whole genome shotgun sequence genome encodes these proteins:
- the LOC132902177 gene encoding piggyBac transposable element-derived protein 3-like, whose product MEANQCPSTNEDTSHENRHEPSPRPSTSGAISEPTAGSPGYDRLHKIRPLLETLKKKCQSIPKREALSVDEQMCATKASNFLRQYLPNKPHKWGYKLFILCDDRGFAYDFEIYSGMENDPNLRSSTEPDLGASANIVVRLARFIPRDQQYKLYFDNYYTSPELISYLSKQGIQSLGTLNKGRLGKDLNIPSLKDLKKDKIDRGSSEEWVANVDDTEIATIMWYDNKPVVLSSSFVGREPVHQVKRYCKKAKKYIYVDCPQIVKIYNQHMGGVDLLDSFLGKYKIKIRTRKWYLRLFYHLLDVVVINSWLLYRRVGEQNGTPTPLKLRDFKFEVAKSLCMSGLSMNKKRGRPSSASTEIELKRTKRNTAILPPPDVRSDGFEHYPIWGLKRQRCKYPGCKGKTFITCEKCRVELCFYKDKNCFRNFHQ is encoded by the exons ATGGAAGCAAATCAATGTCCTTCTACTAATGAAGATACAAGTCACGAAAACAGACATGAACCAAGCCCTCGACCCAGTACTTCGGGTGCAATTTCAGAGCCCACTGCAG GTTCGCCAGGCTATGATCGTCTACACAAAATCAGGCCTTTATTGGAAACACTGAAGAAAAAGTGTCAAAGTATACCAAAAAGAGAAGCGTTGTCAGTCGATGAGCAGATGTGTGCGACAAAGGCTTCAAATTTTCTACGACAATACCTTCCGAACAAGCCACATAAATGGGGGTATAAGCTGTTCATACTTTGCGATGATCGTGGGTTTGCTTACGACTTTGAAATTTATTCGGGGATGGAGAATGATCCTAATCTTAGATCCTCAACTGAACCAGACTTAGGAGCAAGCGCAAATATTGTCGTACGTCTAGCAAGGTTCATACCCAGAGaccaacaatataaattatactttgaTAATTATTACACATCGCCagaattaatttcatatttgtcAAAACAAGGTATACAATCATTGGGAACCCTGAACAAAGGTCGGTTGGGAAAAGATCTAAACATACCATCTCTAAAAGATCTGAAAAAAGATAAGATCGATAGGGGATCCTCCGAGGAATGGGTGGCTAATGTTGATGACACAGAGATTGCTACTATAATGTGGTACGATAACAAGCCAGTTGTGCTCTCATCATCGTTTGTGGGACGAGAGCCAGTACATCAAGTGAAGAGATATTGCAAAAaagctaaaaaatatatttatgttgatTGTCCTCAAATAgtgaaaatttataatcaGCACATGGGAGGTGTCGATCTGCTCGACTCATTTCtgggtaaatataaaataaaaataagaaccaGAAAATGGTATTTGAGATTATTTTACCACCTTCTAGATGTTGTGGTTATAAATAGTTGGTTGCTATACAGACGAGTTGGAGAGCAGAACGGGACACCAACCCCTCTAAAACTGAGAGACTTCAAGTTTGAAGTTGCAAAAAGTCTCTGTATGTCTGGTCTATCGATGAACAAGAAAAGAGGTAGACCATCATCTGCGTCTACTGAAATTGAGCTGAAAAGGACTAAGCGTAATACTGCAATCCTGCCTCCTCCTGATGTCAGAAGTGATGGGTTTGAACATTATCCTATTTGGGGTTTGAAACGTCAACGCTGTAAATATCCCGGATGCAAAGGCAAAACTTTCATTACATGTGAAAAATGTCGTGTGGAACTTTGCTtctataaagataaaaattgcTTTCGGAATTTCCATCAATAG
- the LOC132902136 gene encoding uncharacterized protein LOC132902136, with protein sequence MSLVNDEAKPKSRDRSPYSRPPTAFCDKDSEKLTDLVKGRGIIKGRLTRLTTFINSITRDQLNSQKCIDLKLRMQGAASLLTEFNNIQTMIEKIVIDSDLDCQLNQRDLFEDSYYSALSRAEYLLNRAEVSDGSSVCHSKIKSIKLPVISMPTFDGSYEHWLEFRDTFMSLVHNSNEISDIQKFHYLKSSLKGSAELVIDSVEFSASNYTIAWELLLNRYNNSSMLIHNHVKALFTIQKLTKESYHMLRRLIDTILKNLRALKMLGEPTEHWDTLVIFIVTSKLDETTEREWEQYKCTIRKHNETKSSLKVDDLLTFLRDRAEMLETLQASHSKINLDSKKQTTHKAQCNVSTKSQQSRTTYKKPCLMCYNDHALYSCPKFLDANIDTKLHFIATNKLCENCLRSGHTLETCKFGPCRKCNRKHNTLIHSDTSNDAQVMTLHSNCNNREPRDVPTAPATPAVPAVDVPMHRSSTAQVNKPHIDNTRYTFNNQSVKSINSVLLSTAMIEIADNHNNYHIARCLLDSGSQLCFLSKDLCTKLNVTLIQSTCEIRGIGNSVTNSTQICDVKIRSRTGAYSTSLKCFVLPYISCTLPAVAYDQNELFIPEHIQLADPLFYESHNIDILIGAEIFWDLLCEGKIRLPNGPVLQNTKLGWIISGPIHSNTHNIDRSFQCNFSHAIETQLRQFWELEELPKASLTHTDDERACEEHFINTTTRTSDGRFCVHLPLQKSPASLGESYTQAKIRFLVLERRLERNITYKKLYTDFIHEYLDLGHMKKVSSYGTPHYFLPHHGVYREHSSSTRLRVVFDGSAATSNGVSLNDIQLVGPPLQSELFDILLRFRRYRFTACADIQKMYRQCLLHESQRDMQLIVWRDNPSEPLSMYQLNTVTYGMAASPYLAVRCLKQLALECTDPDVKRIISEDFYVDDMITGWDDKHELLSFCNKTSKCLQSGCFPLRKWTFNFQCDQSSGPFSAGKELTLGDTVQCKTLGLGWYNTSDEFYFNTQFKSDTNKITKRSILSHISQIFDPLGLVSPIIIIVKILLQRLWLLQLGWDDVVPSDVLLTWTKFANALSELNTIRVPRHVINTTATHSELHIFTDASQVAYGACIYVRSVSSDNNSLVRLLCSKSKVAPLKPVSIPRLELCGALLGARLYDKVNKALHLQFKNIMFWTDSTIVLGWLHMPPNLQKTFVQNRTSEIHELTRELPWRHVSGKNNPADLVSRGMSLEDLSTSTLWWEGPAYLRQPDFRCDLVPSFINGLPDELPELKSGVTLSAVPDKVSESSLFPFYRFSQFNRMRRAVAYVNRFIYNSRNTNNPRSGVLCVDELRESDITLARLSQLESFPVEYMSLTKNNCLGHKHNLAKLSLFIDHNKLIRVGGRISNSQIFSLDKKHPILISGSHPFATLLFRYEHTRLLHAAPQALLYNLRETWWPISGRNLARKGVHNCIVCKRLRGKTPTPLMGNLPMERLDATFPFMRCGVDYAGPMLMLNRRGKGSRTTKCYICIFICFVTRAIHLELVSDLSTEGYLLALKRFISRRGKPLEIFSDNGRNFVGLMNEFKKFINNCSSEIIDYAISQNIKFTFLPPYSPNFGGLWEAGVKSCKYHLRRVVGNAHLTFEEFSTVLVQIEAVLNSRPLSPMSTDPQDFTPLSPAHFLLGRPLTAPACEDVTEISTNRLTRYQRVEQIRQHFWSRWAKEYVSELQARTKRTKDDTPLKPGMLVVIKDDNLPPLKWHLGRIIDIFPGKDGVARVADIRTSTGIVKRSYSKICPLLE encoded by the coding sequence ATGAGCCTAGTTAATGATGAAGCTAAGCCTAAATCTCGCGATAGGTCTCCGTACAGTAGGCCCCCTACCGCCTTCTGTGACAAAGATAGTGAGAAGTTGACTGATTTAGTAAAAGGCAGAGGCATAATCAAAGGTCGCCTCACAAGACTAACAACCTTTATTAATAGCATAACTCGAGATCAATTAAATAGTCAAAAATGCATTGATTTAAAACTGCGTATGCAAGGCGCAGCCAGCTTACTTactgaatttaataatattcaaacaatGATTGAGAAGATAGTGATAGACTCTGATTTAGATTGCCAATTAAATCAACGAGATTTATTTGAGGATAGCTATTATAGTGCCTTGTCACGAGCTGAATACTTACTTAACCGAGCCGAAGTCTCTGATGGCTCCAGTGTGTgtcatagtaaaataaaatcaattaaattaccTGTCATATCTATGCCTACATTCGATGGTTCATATGAGCATTGGCTCGAGTTTCGAGATACATTTATGTCTTTAGTTCATAATTCTAATGAAATTAGCgatattcaaaaatttcattaccTAAAATCCTCATTAAAGGGCAGTGCGGAGTTGGTTATAGATTCTGTGGAGTTCTCAGCCAGCAATTATACTATAGCATGGGAATTACTTCTCAATAGATACAATAATAGCAGTATGTTAATACACAACCATGTTAAGGCCTTATTTACCATTCAGAAATTAACTAAGGAGTCGTACCACATGCTCAGGCGCCTAATTGATACAATACTTAAGAATTTAAGAGCTTTAAAAATGCTTGGTGAACCCACTGAGCACTGGGATACACTGGTCATATTCATAGTCACTTCTAAATTAGATGAAACTACTGAACGCGAGTGGGAGCAATATAAGTGTACTATTCGTAAACACAATGAAACTAAATCATCACTAAAGGTGGATGATCTACTCACCTTTCTCAGGGACCGTGCTGAGATGTTGGAAACATTGCAAGCCTCTCATAGTAAGATTAATCTTGATTCcaaaaaacaaactacacaTAAGGCTCAATGCAATGTCTCCACCAAGTCACAACAAAGTCGCACTACCTATAAGAAGCCATGTTTAATGTGTTACAATGATCATGCACTGTATTCCTGTCCAAAGTTTTTGGATGCTAATATAGACACTAAACTACACTTTATAGCTACCAACAAGTTGTGTGAGAACTGTTTACGCTCTGGACATACGTTAGAAACATGTAAGTTTGGTCCGTGTCGAAAATGTAATAGAAAACATAATACGCTAATTCATAGTGACACGTCTAATGACGCTCAAGTAATGACGCTTCATTCAAATTGCAATAATCGTGAGCCGAGAGATGTACCGACCGCGCCCGCGACCCCCGCGGTCCCCGCGGTCGACGTCCCCATGCATCGGTCTAGCACGGCACAGGTAAACAAGCCGCACATAGATAACACTCGCTATACGTTCAATAATCAATCagttaaaagtataaattctgttttattatcGACTGCTATGATTGAAATAGCGGATAATCacaataattatcatattgcACGCTGTCTTCTCGATTCAGGAAGTcaactttgttttttgtctaaggatttatgtacaaaacttAATGTTACTTTAATACAGTCCACTTGTGAAATACGAGGAATAGGTAACTCGGTTACAAACTCAACACAGATCTGTGATGTTAAAATAAGATCGCGCACCGGTGCCTATTCTACgagtttaaaatgttttgtgttgCCTTACATTTCATGTACATTGCCGGCGGTTGCATATGATCAAAACGAACTATTCATCCCTGAACATATACAGCTAGCCGATCCATTATTTTACGAGTCCCACAATATTGACATTTTGATTGGCGCAGAAATATTTTGGGATTTATTATGCGAAGGTAAAATAAGGTTACCAAATGGCCCAGTTttacaaaacacaaaattagGTTGGATAATTTCAGGGCCTATACACAGTAATACGCACAATATTGATAGGTCTTTCCAATGTAATTTTTCGCACGCTATTGAAACACAATTACGGCAGTTTTGGGAACTAGAGGAACTGCCTAAGGCTAGTCTCACACACACGGACGACGAGCGTGCTTGCgaagaacattttattaacactACAACGCGCACAAGTGATGGAAGGTTCTGCGTACATCTGCCGCTTCAGAAGTCACCAGCTAGCCTTGGCGAGTCGTACACTCAGGCTAAAATtcgttttttagttttagaaaGACGCCTCGAACgtaatattacttataaaaaattatacactgATTTCATACATGAATACCTTGATTTGGGTCATATGAAAAAGGTAAGTTCATATGGAACaccacattattttttaccacaCCATGGTGTATATCGGGAGCATAGCTCTTCAACCCGATTGAGAGTAGTCTTTGACGGAAGTGCTGCTACTAGTAATGGAGTATCCTTAAATGACATTCAGCTTGTCGGGCCGCCACTACAAAGTGaactatttgatattttattgcgGTTTAGACGATATAGGTTTACTGCGTGTgcagacatacaaaaaatgtacaggCAGTGCCTATTACATGAGTCACAACGCGACATGCAACTGATTGTCTGGCGGGATAATCCTTCTGAGCCTTTAAGTATGTACCAGCTCAACACCGTGACCTACGGCATGGCAGCGTCACCCTATCTTGCTGTTAGATGCCTCAAACAGCTGGCACTTGAGTGTACTGACCCTGATGTAAAGAGAATCATCTCTGAGGACTTTTACGTTGATGATATGATCACAGGTTGGGATGATAAACatgaattattatcattttgtaaCAAGACTTCAAAGTGTTTACAGTCCGGTTGTTTTCCATTGAGAAAATGGACATTTAACTTTCAATGTGATCAGTCATCAGGTCCGTTCAGCGCAGGTAAGGAGTTAACATTAGGTGATACTGTTCAGTGCAAGACTTTGGGTTTAGGATGGTACAACACTAgtgatgaattttattttaatacgcaATTTAAGAGTGACACTAACAAGATAACAAAACGTAGTATTTTATCACACATATCTCAAATTTTTGACCCCCTTGGTTTAGTTAGtccaattataataatagtgaaaatattattacagcGACTTTGGTTATTGCAATTAGGTTGGGACGATGTGGTGCCAAGCGATGTTCTACTTACATGGACTAAGTTTGCGAACGCCCTATCGGAACTTAACACCATTCGTGTGCCTCGTCATGTTATTAACACTACTGCTACACATTCGGAGTTACACATTTTTACCGATGCATCGCAAGTAGCGTACGGCGCTTGTATTTACGTACGCTCAGTCAGCAGTGACAATAATTCATTGGTGAGACTGTTGTGCTCAAAAAGCAAGGTTGCTCCTTTGAAGCCCGTTAGTATTCCGCGGCTAGAATTATGCGGAGCTTTATTAGGTGCAAGGCTATACGACAAAGTGAATAAGGCACttcatttacaatttaaaaatattatgttttggaCTGACTCAACAATTGTACTAGGCTGGTTACACATGCCACCTAACTTACAAAAaacttttgtacaaaataggACATCAGAAATACATGAGTTGACGAGGGAACTTCCTTGGCGTCATGTAAGTGGAAAAAATAATCCAGCTGATTTAGTGTCCCGCGGTATGTCGCTAGAAGATCTCTCAACTTCTACGTTATGGTGGGAAGGCCCGGCCTATCTTCGCCAGCCCGATTTTAGATGCGATCTGGTGCCTTCATTTATAAATGGTTTGCCTGATGAGTTACCAGAGTTAAAATCGGGCGTGACGCTTTCTGCTGTGCCTGATAAAGTTTCCGAGTCTTCCTTGTTTCCCTTCTATAGATTTTCTCAATTTAATCGCATGAGACGCGCTGTCGCATACGTAAAtcggtttatttataattcacgCAATACTAATAACCCGCGATCAGGCGTCCTATGTGTCGATGAATTGAGAGAGTCTGATATAACTTTAGCTAGGCTGTCTCAATTGGAATCTTTTCCAGTTGAATACATGTCgcttactaaaaataattgtttaggaCATAAACACAATTTAGCAAagctaagtttatttattgatcacaataaattaatacgtgTAGGTGGTCGTATTTCCAATTCACAAATTTTCTCGTTGGATAAAAAACATCCAATACTCATATCTGGTAGCCATCCTTTTGCTACTTTGCTATTTCGGTATGAGCACACCCGTTTGTTACATGCAGCTCCACAAGCGCTTTTATACAATTTGCGAGAGACCTGGTGGCCTATTAGTGGTAGGAATCTTGCTAGGAAAGGGGTACATAATTGTATTGTTTGCAAGCGGTTAAGGGGAAAAACTCCAACTCCTTTAATGGGGAATTTACCAATGGAACGTTTGGACGCTACTTTTCCTTTTATGCGTTGTGGTGTCGATTACGCCGGGCCAATGCTCATGCTAAATCGTAGGGGTAAAGGTTCGAGGActacaaaatgttatatttgtatttttatttgtttcgtgACTCGTGCCATTCACTTGGAGCTAGTCAGTGACTTGTCCACTGAAGGGTATTTACTTgcattaaaaagatttatatccAGACGTGGCAAACCTTTAGAAATATTCTCCGACAACGGTAGAAATTTTGTTGGGcttatgaatgaatttaaaaagtttataaataattgctCATCGGAGATAATAGATTACGCAATAAGTCAAAATATCAAGTTTACTTTTCTTCCTCCATATTCTCCTAATTTTGGTGGTTTGTGGGAGGCTGGAGTGAAATCCTGTAAGTATCATTTACGACGTGTCGTAGGAAATGCACACTTAACCTTTGAGGAGTTTAGCACGGTTTTGGTTCAGATTGAAGCCGTTTTGAATTCCCGTCCCCTTAGTCCTATGTCCACAGATCCGCAAGACTTCACTCCTTTGAGCCCAGCTCACTTTTTGCTTGGCCGTCCACTTACTGCGCCTGCTTGTGAAGACGTGACTGAAATTTCGACGAATCGTCTTACTCGCTATCAACGTGTGGAACAGATTCGCCAGCATTTCTGGTCCAGATGGGCTAAAGAATATGTTTCTGAACTACAAGCAAGGACCAAGAGAACAAAGGATGATACTCCGTTGAAGCCCGGAATGCTCGTCGTTATCAAGGATGATAATTTGCCGCCTTTGAAGTGGCATCTTGGACGAATCATCGACATCTTCCCAGGAAAGGATGGCGTTGCAAGAGTGGCAGACATACGGACTTCGACGGGCATTGTCAAACGATCGTACAGCAAGATATGTCCTTTGCTCGAGTAG